The DNA region AAGGCACTTTTACAAGCGATACTTTAGATTTGAGAGTGCTTAGCAAATTTGGAAGTTTAAATGCTGTAACTACTACACCAGATGGTTCTAGCATTACTATAGAGATGAGAAGCGGAAATGTTGCTAGAGTTGATGAGACATGGAGCGAGTTTAAGCCTATAAACAATAATGGTAAAATAGAAGCTCCTGACGGAAGATTTTTGCAATACAAAGTTACAATGAAAACTACAAATCCAGAGATAAGCCCTGTATTAAGTTCTATGGATTTTACTTATGTAGAAAATAATTTAGCTCCTGATGTTATTAATGGAGGTTTGGCTACATATTACAGACAGCAAAATGATTCTGCTGAAAATAAAACTCCTCAATTAGAAGAGAATGAGGCTATGGTATATTGGAAGGGAACTGACCCTAACGGAGATAAACTAACATATACTTTAGAATATAGATTAAAAGGCGAGAAAAATTATAAGCTTATTGCTGACAATATAGAAAATCAATATTATAAGTTTAAGTCTTATTTGCTTCCTTCTGGTATTTATGACTTTAGAATAACTGCAAGCGATAAGTATGATAATCCTGTTGGAGATATTAAAACAAAATCTCTTGAGGTATTTAATATAAAATATGATAATGAAGCTCCTGAGTTGCTTGATTTTAAATCTGTTTCTGAAGGAAAGATAAGAAAAATTACGTTTAAATTATCTGACAAATTATCATTCTTAAAAACAGTAAGATATTCTACTATTAACAATGAATGGTTATATATAGTTCCAGATGATAGAATATTAGATTCTATGAATGAGAGTTTTACTATTACTATAGAAGATGAAAATATATCATCTATTACTATAGAGGCTATGGACGTTGAGGGTAATGTTAAATATTATTCTTTCTTAATATAATAGGAGTGTGTGTATAATGGCAGTTAATTGTGTATGGTGCGGCAAGAAAATAGATGATGTTGCAGGACAGGCTACAATGGACACTTGTGATGAGTGCGAGGAGTTTTTTGAAGAGCATATTGATGATATAGCAAAGTCATTAAATGAGCTTCTTAAAAAAAATGAATCCTCTTCCTCTAAGCCAGATAGAAAAAAAAGCTTGGATTAGCTATTCACTTATAACTGCTATACATATGCTAAGTTCAAAGCCTTGTATTGAGTTTAAGGATTCTAAATATAAAGATATTTTATCAGAATAATTTATGAGAGTAAAATTATTATTATTTATATTATCTATTTTTTTTATTTTATCTATGTCTAGAAATAAAGAGACTCTCTACTGTGAAAGATGCGGTTTAACTTTTAAAAATTTAAACGAACTATTATCACAAAGATGTGAAAAAGCTTTGGAAGGACCTTATTTAAATAGACATAAACTTTATGAAGGCACAGAAAAAGAGATGTACACTTGTAAATATTGCGGCTATCAGTATAAAACGATAAGGCTTCTCACTTCATTAAAATGCATCAAACACCCAGACGGAGAATACAAGGGCGACCATGCTCCTGAATTATAGAATAAACATTTTTTAAATATAATTTTTTCATATTTTTTGCTTTAATTTTTAATAGTAATATGTTATAATACGGCAAAATTTTCAAATATTATTAATATTTGTTATAAGGAGAATTATATTATGAACAAAAAATTATTAACTATCTTTTCATTATTATTAATCTTTTTTGCAATGTCTTGTAACAACAAAACTACAGATCCAGTAGCACCTTTGAAAGATTCTCAATATGTAGGAAAATGGTATGAAGTAAACGTGGATACTCCTGTATTTGAAATAAAACAAGATGGAAGTATTGATACTTTAAATGGAACAACAGTGGTAGCAACTGTAAACGGAACTGATGTTGTAAAAGAAAATGATACTACATTTAAAGCTACTTTTTCAGCAAATGGTCAAAGCCAAGAAGTTGTTTTTGTTTTTACTAGTGATACAACTGGTACTGTAACAGCATCAGGACAAGAAGGCAGTACTATTTCAATTGTGAAAAAATAATAGTTAATTAGTTTATTTAAAAAAGTGTCTGATATCATATTTCAGGCACTTTTTATATTTTAAATAATTTCAAATAAATATTAAAATATATACTCCTAAACAAATTATAATAACTTTTTTGTCTTGATAATAGAAAAAAAATAAAAGTATAATCATATAAATTTAATTACAAAAAAAGGAAAATTGTTTTATGAAACAAACTGTGCTTCTTAAAATATCAGGTGAAGCTTTGCTTGGCGAAAAGGACTATGGTATAGATAATAATGTTGTAGACAGAATAGCTATGGAGATGAAAGAGGCTGGAAATAATACTCAAATAGCTGTTGTTGTGGGAGGAGGCAACATATTTAGAGGAATGCAGCTTTCTAGTAAGACAGGTATGGTAAGAGCTACAGCAGACTCTATGGGTATGCTTGCTACTATAATGAATGCTATTGCTTTAAAAGACAGATTTATGGCTGCCGGCACTCCTACACAGATACTTTCTGCTTTCAATATTGAAGGCATGATTGAGGGCTTTGAAAGAGATAAGGCTATTCGTATATTAGAAAGAGGTAATGTGCTTATAATAGCAGGAGGTACATCTAACCCTTACTTTACTACAGACAGTACTTCTATATTGAGAGCTTTAGAGATTGGTGCTTCTATAGTGTTAAAAGGCACTAATGTTGATGGGGTTTACAATAAAGACCCTAAAACTAATGAAGATGCTGTTATGTATAATGATATTACTTTTAAAGAGGCTATTAATCAAAACTTACGCGTTATGGATATGACTGCTTTTGCTATGGCTAATGATAATAATATGCCTATTAGAGTATTTAACATGAATAAAATGGGCAATATTACAAAGGCTATTAAAGGCGAAAATATAGGAACTTATGTTCATAATTAAAAAATAAAATTCAAAATAAAATTAAGGAGATTATGATGTTTGATTTATTTTGGGGGGCTGGAGTGGCACCTATGTTTGTTGGAATAATAATTATAGTAATATTTTTAATTATTTTCTTTAGATTTTTCCCATTAGGTTTATGGATTACTGCTTTATTTTCTGGGGTAAGAATTAGTATCATTACTTTACTTACTATGCGTTTGAGGAGAGTTAATCCTTCTTTAATAGTATTGAATCAAATTAAGCTATGGAAAGCTGGATTAAAAATAAACAGTAATGAACTTGAGGCACATTATTTAGCTGGCGGTAACCCTACTGCTGTTGCTGATGCTTTGATTGCTGCTGATAAAGCTTCATTAGATTTAAGCTTTGAGAGAGCTGCTGCTATAGACTTAGCTGGAAGAGATTTAGTTGATGCTATAAGAACATCAGTTTCTCCTAGAGTTATAGCTACTCCATTAATTGCTGCTGTTGCTAAAGACGGTATACAGGTAAAAGCTACTGCTAGAGTTACTGTTAGAACAAACATTAACAGACTTGTTGGCGGTGCTGGAGAAGAGACTATTATTGCTAGAGTAGGTGAGGGTATTGTTACTACTATTGGTAGTGCTGCTACACATAAAGAGGTATTAGAAAATCCTGATAGAATATCACAGGTCGTTTCTGCTAAGGGGCTTGATTCTGGTACTGCTTTTGAGATACTTTCTATAGATATTGCTGATGTTGATGTTGGAAGCAATATTGGTGCTGTTTTACAAATTGACCAAGCTGAGGCTGATAAGAAAATTGCTCAGGCTAAAGCTGAAGAGAGACGCGTTATGGCTATTGCTCGTGAACAGGAGATGAAAGCTCAAGTTGAAGAGATGAAGGCTAAAGTTGTTGAGGCAGAAAGTCAGTTGCCGCTTGCTATTGCTGAGGCTTTGAAAAAAGGAAATATTGGAGTATTGGATTATTACAACATGAAAAATGTAATGGCTGATACTGAAATGCGTTACAGTATATCTGGAATGGATACAACAAGCAAAAATTCAAAATAATTTATTTTTTATAAAATAAGCGGGCTATTAATTTTTAGCTCGCTTTTTTATTTATTAAATTAATAAAAACATTTATGGAAATATTAGATTTAGACAGAGCCGAGTATGAATTAAATAAGGCTTACAAATTAAATCCAACTCCTTGGGCTAATCATTCAAGATATGTAGCAAAGGCTGCTAGGATTATATCAAGTGAATATAATAAAAAAAGTCCTTCTGATAAAAAACTCAATGAAGATAATGCGTATATATTTGGTTTGCTGCATGATATAGGCAGATATACAGGCATAAGTGCTGAGAGGCATTTAATTGATGGATATAAATATTGCATTAATTATGGCTGGGAGAAGATGGCTCAGATATGTATAAGTCATGCTTTTATGATAAAAGATATTAATAGTGCAATAGGTGCTTTTGATATGAGTGATGAAGACTATAATTTTATTAAAGAGTTTTTAGAAAATGTTCAATATGATGATTATGATTTACTTATTCAATTATGCGATAGTCTTGCTTTGCCTGATGGTTTTTGTTTATTAGAAAAGAGATTTATTGATGTTGCTTTGAGATATGGTACATTTCCGCAAAGTGCATTAAGATGGAAAAAAGTATTTGAAATAAAAAAATATTTTGAAGATACTATTTCTACTTCAATATATAATTTACTTCCAAATATTAATATTTATTAAACTAATTTGTTTTTATATTTCTTTTAATATATAATAATTATCATGAAAAAAGAAAGAAAAGAAATTTATTTAGATAAAAATGAAAACCCATATAAACCTTCAAAAAATATTATAAAAGAGCTTGAAAGTTTTGATATAGAATCTTTTAGGCTTTTTCCAGATTATAGTGCCAAAGAATTGGATTTAGCTATGGCGAATAATCTTAATATTGATAAGGATAATATTATATCTGTTAATGGTATGTATGAGGCTTTTTACTGTATATTAAATTCATTTGAAAATAAAAAAATATTATTACAAGAGCCTTATAGGGATTTGTATAAAAAGATTTTAGAATATTCAAAAATTAGTTATGATACTATTAAAATAAAAGAAGATTATAATATAGATTTAGAGAGTTTTAATAATATAGATAAAAGCATTATAATAACAAGCAACCCAAATGCAGAAACAGGGCTTTTTGTAGAAAATATAGAAAAATATATAAACAATAATAATATATATATAATAGATGAGTCCTATATAAGTTTTGCTTGGAATAGTGCTTTAAGATTAATAGATAAATACGACAATTTAGTAATAATATCATCGATAGCTCACTCTCATTCACTTTCAGCACTTAATATAAACTTTTTAATATCAAATAAAACTAATATAGAAAAGTTTTCTCATATAAGACAAAAATACGGCATAAATAAATTATCAGAAAAAATAGCAATATCTTCAATTAATGATAAAGAGACTTCTATAAAAAATATAAGCTCAATAATATTAGAAAGAGATAAAATGGAGAGTTTATTAAGCAAAGAAGGTTTTTTAGTACTTCCTTCTAAAGCAAATTTCCTTCTTATAAAGCACCCAAATAAAAGCTCTAAGTATATATATGATGAACTTAAAAAGAATCATATATTTGTAAAAAGCTATGAAGATAGTAATGTCTTAAAAGATTTCTTAAGAGTTACAATATCAGACAGCAAAACAAACAATATATTTCTAAAAACTTTATGCGATATAATTAATTAATAGCCTCAGAACCGCCTATAATATCAAGAAGTTCATTAGTAATATGTTCTTGTCTAGCTCTGTTAGCTTTATTTTTCAAGTCTTCTATTAGCCTTTCTGCATTATCAGTAGCATTTCTCATAGCAATAGCTCTCTCAGCATTCTCTGATAAAAAAGAACTAGTAATCATAAAGTAAAAATAAGTTTTTATAGCTAATGGAACAACTTCTTTTAATACATCATCAATATTAGGCTCTATCAAATAATCAATCTGTTTTTTTACTTTTCTTCCCTCAATATCTTCTTCATCTGGAATCATAGGAATTAAACTTTTAATTTTAGGTATATGCACCACTCTTGTATAATATCTTGTATATATAACTTCCACCCTTGAAGCATTGTCCACAACATAATCATGCATGAAACGCTGTACAACAGTAGCACAATCATCAAAAGTAGATTCTTCATCTATACGCGGATATTTACGGGATATTGGTATGTTTTGTTTTTCAAAGTATACTTCGCCTTTTTTACCCAATACGTGAAGCTCAACAGTTCTTCCATGTCTGTAATGGTGTCTAATTCTCTCCATTGCTTCATCTAATATTTTTGTATTATAAGAACCGCATAATCCTCTGCTTGATGTTATTACAAATAAGATAATATTTTTTATTGTCTTTTTAGGAGAGAGAAGCGGATGCAAATGGTCCATATCTGAATGTGAAAGCTCTTCTACTATTCTGTTTAGCTTTTGTGTATAAGGTCTCATGCCTTGTTCTATTGTAAGTATTTTAGCAGTTTTTGAACGAGCTATCATATCCATAGTTTTAGTAATTTTATGTGTGCTTGTTACAGCTTTAATTCTTGCTTTTAATACATTAAGTTTCTCTGCCATATTATTTCACCTCTAAATCTTTATATAGCTTATTTATTATATCATTATCAAAATTTTCATCAAATTTACGTGCAAATAAATTATTGTTAATATTTTCTTTTATAATATTATAATCATTAATATTAAAAGTCTTTGGAGAAGAGCCCTTTTTCTCACTCCAATCAATATATCTTAAATTATCATTTATACAATCATTCTTAAACTCGCTGTTTAATAATATAGATTGAAAAAACATCTCATCACCGCACCAAGTATAATTAAATCTCTTAAGAAAATTAGGATTTTTTTCTATATACTCTAATATATATTTAATAGCATTATTAGTTAAGTTCCACCAAGATGAACCATAATAAATATTTTTAGGCATCTCTCTTTTTAAAAAAGGTATATTTGATATAAAAGCTCTTACCTTAGCATGTAAACATTTTCTATACAAAGGTCCGAGATTATAAGTGTTAAATCTATAGCACATCTCTTTATACATGTTTTCATCAGCTTCAACATCTTGATATGAGATAAACTCTTTATTTATTTTATTTTTAAAAAACTCATTTATTTCTTTATTAGTTTTTAAAGGTATATCCTGAGCACTTATAAAAATATATCTGTCATAATTATTCTTAAAAGCCTCTTTCATTAAATATAAAGTAGTAGTTATCTGACTAAATCCTCCATAATAAACACTATATTTTTTGTATATATAAACATTATCAAAACTTTTTATGTTTAATTTGCTTTTTTTATCTATATGCACATACAAATCAAAATCGGTTTTAAGATGATTAATTAATCTCATAGTCTGATTATAATTTTTATGTGCTATAATAATAAAACAAATCCTACTCATTTAAATCCTCATACAATTTATCTATTATAGTGTTATCAATATCTTCATCAAATTTACGTGCAAATATATTGTTGTTAATATTGTTTTTTATATTCTCATAATCTTTCATTTGTAAATTAAACGGAGTTCCGCCATTCCATATAAGATATCTTAAATTATCATTTATACAATTATTCTTAAACTCGCTATTAAGAAGTATAGACTGAAAATAAAACTCATCACTTCCCCAAGTATAATTAAATCTCTTAAGAAAATTAGGATTTTGTTTTGTATAATCTAATATATATTTAATAGCATTATTAGTTAAGTTCCACCACTGAGAGCCATAATAAATATTTTTTGGAGTAGCGCGTTTTATAAGAGGAAAATTAGATAATAATTCTCTTATATTTCTATGGAAAATTAGTCTATATAGTTTTCCAAAATTATAGGAATTTAATCTAAAAGACATTTCTTTATACATAGCTTCACTATTATTAATGCTTTCGTATGAAATATATTCTTTATTTTTGTTTGTATCAAAGAAGTTAATAATCTCTTTATTTGTTTTTAGAGGCACATCTTGACCGCTAATAAATATATATCTATCATAGTTGTTTTTATAAGCTTCTTCTATTAAAAATAGGGTAGCTATAACTAAACTTACACCGCCATGATAAGTTTTAAATTTTTTATAAACATTTACATTATCAAAGCTTTTTATGTTTAATTTATTTCTTTTATCTATATGCACATACAAATCAAAATCAGTTTTAAGATGATTAATTAATCTCATTATCTGATTATGATTCTTATGTGCTAAGATTAAAATACAATTTTTATTCATTATTAGAATTTAGCCTTAAACTCTTCTATTACGCTGCTAAGTTCATCAATATTTTCAATATCTTTTTTCTCTTTTATATTATCCAATATATACTGTTTATCAGCCTTCATATATTGAAGCAGTCTCCATTCAAATTCAGGCACTCTTTCTAATTCAATATTATCCAAAAATCCCTTTGTAGCAGCAAATAATATAACAACTTGCTCTTCCATAGGTATTGGGCTATATTGTTTTTGTTTAAGAAGCTCAACCATTTTAGCACCTCTGTCTAATTGAGCCAAAGTAGCCTTGTCAAGACCTATACCAAGCTGAGAGAAAGCCTCAAGAGACCTATATGATGCCAAATCAAGCCTCAAAGTACCGGCAACTTTTTTCATAGCCTTAGTTTGAGCATTACCTCCAACACGAGAAACCGATATACCAACATCAATAGCAGGACGAACACCGCTCATAAACAAACTAGGAAGCAAATATATCTGTCCGTCTGTAATTGATATTACGTTTGTAGGAATATATGCAGATACTTCATTGTCTTGAGTTTCAATGATAGGCAAAGCAGTTAGAGAGCCTCCTCCTAATTCATCGCTAAGTTTTGAAGCTCTTTCCAATAATCTTGAATGCAAATAAAATACATCACCAGGAAAAGCTTCCCTTCCAGGAGGTCTTCTAAGAAGAAGTGATATTTGTCTGTATGCATTAGCCTGCTTAGATAAGTCATCGTATATTATGAGAGTGTCTTTTTTCTCTTCATACATAAAATATTCTGCCATCGCACAACCAGCATAAGGAGCAATATATAATAGCGGAGCAGAATCTGAAGCAGTAGCAGCTACTACTATAGTATAATCTAAAGCACCATGCTGTCTCAAAGTTTCAACAACACCCGCAACAGTAGAAGCCTTTTGACCTATAGCTACATATACACATATAACACCAGTATCTTTTTGATTGATAATTGTATCAAGAGCAATTGAAGTTTTACCAGTGCTTCTGTCTCCAATAATAAGCTGTCTCTGTCCTCTTCCTATAGGAGTCATAGAGTCTATTGCCTTTATACCAGTTTGAAGCGGTTGTTTTACAGCCTGCCTATCTGCAATTCCAGGAGCAGGGTATTCAATCACTCTTCTTTTACTTGTATTAATATCACCTTTTCCGTCTAAAGGCACT from Brachyspira pilosicoli P43/6/78 includes:
- the pyrH gene encoding UMP kinase produces the protein MKQTVLLKISGEALLGEKDYGIDNNVVDRIAMEMKEAGNNTQIAVVVGGGNIFRGMQLSSKTGMVRATADSMGMLATIMNAIALKDRFMAAGTPTQILSAFNIEGMIEGFERDKAIRILERGNVLIIAGGTSNPYFTTDSTSILRALEIGASIVLKGTNVDGVYNKDPKTNEDAVMYNDITFKEAINQNLRVMDMTAFAMANDNNMPIRVFNMNKMGNITKAIKGENIGTYVHN
- the floA gene encoding flotillin-like protein FloA (flotillin-like protein involved in membrane lipid rafts) → MFDLFWGAGVAPMFVGIIIIVIFLIIFFRFFPLGLWITALFSGVRISIITLLTMRLRRVNPSLIVLNQIKLWKAGLKINSNELEAHYLAGGNPTAVADALIAADKASLDLSFERAAAIDLAGRDLVDAIRTSVSPRVIATPLIAAVAKDGIQVKATARVTVRTNINRLVGGAGEETIIARVGEGIVTTIGSAATHKEVLENPDRISQVVSAKGLDSGTAFEILSIDIADVDVGSNIGAVLQIDQAEADKKIAQAKAEERRVMAIAREQEMKAQVEEMKAKVVEAESQLPLAIAEALKKGNIGVLDYYNMKNVMADTEMRYSISGMDTTSKNSK
- a CDS encoding HD domain-containing protein, encoding MEILDLDRAEYELNKAYKLNPTPWANHSRYVAKAARIISSEYNKKSPSDKKLNEDNAYIFGLLHDIGRYTGISAERHLIDGYKYCINYGWEKMAQICISHAFMIKDINSAIGAFDMSDEDYNFIKEFLENVQYDDYDLLIQLCDSLALPDGFCLLEKRFIDVALRYGTFPQSALRWKKVFEIKKYFEDTISTSIYNLLPNINIY
- a CDS encoding aminotransferase class I/II-fold pyridoxal phosphate-dependent enzyme, producing the protein MKKERKEIYLDKNENPYKPSKNIIKELESFDIESFRLFPDYSAKELDLAMANNLNIDKDNIISVNGMYEAFYCILNSFENKKILLQEPYRDLYKKILEYSKISYDTIKIKEDYNIDLESFNNIDKSIIITSNPNAETGLFVENIEKYINNNNIYIIDESYISFAWNSALRLIDKYDNLVIISSIAHSHSLSALNINFLISNKTNIEKFSHIRQKYGINKLSEKIAISSINDKETSIKNISSIILERDKMESLLSKEGFLVLPSKANFLLIKHPNKSSKYIYDELKKNHIFVKSYEDSNVLKDFLRVTISDSKTNNIFLKTLCDIIN
- the atpG gene encoding ATP synthase F1 subunit gamma, giving the protein MAEKLNVLKARIKAVTSTHKITKTMDMIARSKTAKILTIEQGMRPYTQKLNRIVEELSHSDMDHLHPLLSPKKTIKNIILFVITSSRGLCGSYNTKILDEAMERIRHHYRHGRTVELHVLGKKGEVYFEKQNIPISRKYPRIDEESTFDDCATVVQRFMHDYVVDNASRVEVIYTRYYTRVVHIPKIKSLIPMIPDEEDIEGRKVKKQIDYLIEPNIDDVLKEVVPLAIKTYFYFMITSSFLSENAERAIAMRNATDNAERLIEDLKNKANRARQEHITNELLDIIGGSEAIN
- a CDS encoding beta-1,6-N-acetylglucosaminyltransferase, coding for MSRICFIIIAHKNYNQTMRLINHLKTDFDLYVHIDKKSKLNIKSFDNVYIYKKYSVYYGGFSQITTTLYLMKEAFKNNYDRYIFISAQDIPLKTNKEINEFFKNKINKEFISYQDVEADENMYKEMCYRFNTYNLGPLYRKCLHAKVRAFISNIPFLKREMPKNIYYGSSWWNLTNNAIKYILEYIEKNPNFLKRFNYTWCGDEMFFQSILLNSEFKNDCINDNLRYIDWSEKKGSSPKTFNINDYNIIKENINNNLFARKFDENFDNDIINKLYKDLEVK
- a CDS encoding beta-1,6-N-acetylglucosaminyltransferase produces the protein MNKNCILILAHKNHNQIMRLINHLKTDFDLYVHIDKRNKLNIKSFDNVNVYKKFKTYHGGVSLVIATLFLIEEAYKNNYDRYIFISGQDVPLKTNKEIINFFDTNKNKEYISYESINNSEAMYKEMSFRLNSYNFGKLYRLIFHRNIRELLSNFPLIKRATPKNIYYGSQWWNLTNNAIKYILDYTKQNPNFLKRFNYTWGSDEFYFQSILLNSEFKNNCINDNLRYLIWNGGTPFNLQMKDYENIKNNINNNIFARKFDEDIDNTIIDKLYEDLNE
- the atpA gene encoding F0F1 ATP synthase subunit alpha — translated: MNIKANEIAALLKEEIKNYKADFAPNEVGVVVEVGDGIARIVGLPHIMANEMIKFECGAIGIAFNLEEETIGAIVLGDYVGIKEGSKVSRLKRILEVPVGEELLGRVVNPLGVPLDGKGDINTSKRRVIEYPAPGIADRQAVKQPLQTGIKAIDSMTPIGRGQRQLIIGDRSTGKTSIALDTIINQKDTGVICVYVAIGQKASTVAGVVETLRQHGALDYTIVVAATASDSAPLLYIAPYAGCAMAEYFMYEEKKDTLIIYDDLSKQANAYRQISLLLRRPPGREAFPGDVFYLHSRLLERASKLSDELGGGSLTALPIIETQDNEVSAYIPTNVISITDGQIYLLPSLFMSGVRPAIDVGISVSRVGGNAQTKAMKKVAGTLRLDLASYRSLEAFSQLGIGLDKATLAQLDRGAKMVELLKQKQYSPIPMEEQVVILFAATKGFLDNIELERVPEFEWRLLQYMKADKQYILDNIKEKKDIENIDELSSVIEEFKAKF